A genomic stretch from Helianthus annuus cultivar XRQ/B chromosome 1, HanXRQr2.0-SUNRISE, whole genome shotgun sequence includes:
- the LOC110940052 gene encoding uncharacterized protein LOC110940052, with amino-acid sequence MHDSLSLYRCQIPELFGRCIRGCFHGWLHGDQGEIECGTDFKPADEIMEIPVRDDKVDINDTRNEETHILNIPPDVLRTILMEFCGCVEYLNFRFTRKHFQLAAPIIRWSEETSLRRSHIYSLKSPWLLVYDKHRGIITFTDPMFGDKYFIKTHQKLIGDLRIVRIGYQRTY; translated from the exons ATGCACGATTCGTTGTCTCTTTATCGGTGTCAAATCCCTGAGTTGTTCGGTAGATGTATACGAGGGTGTTTCCATGGATG GTTACATGGTGATCAGGGAGAAATCGAGTGTGGAACTGATTTTAAACCGGCAGATGAGATCATGGAAATACCAGTTAGGGATGACAAGGTTGATATCAATGACACGAGGAATGAAGAGACACACATTCTCAATATTCCGCCTGATGTTTTGAGAACGATTCTTATGGAGTTTTGTGGTTGTGTGGAATACCTTAACTTCCGTTTCACACGCAAACATTTTCAATTAGCTGCACCTATAATTCGATGGAGTGAAGAAACATCACTAAGGAGATCGCATATATATTCATTGAAATCACCATGGTTGTTGGTGTACGACAAACATCGAGGCATTATCACTTTTACAGATCCTATGTTTGGTGACAAGTACTTTATAAAAACGCATCAAAAATTGATTGGTGATTTGCGAATTGTTAGAATTGGATACCAAAGAACGTATTGA